The following proteins come from a genomic window of Malus sylvestris chromosome 4, drMalSylv7.2, whole genome shotgun sequence:
- the LOC126618145 gene encoding uncharacterized protein LOC126618145, with product MEMAFHEQFYRIEPKMTINDLVEVKQYEHESTEDFMMRFRKTKMRCQFPVNQPQLISIAQKALRLPLRKRFYDTQFNELQELVGETRPEHEDGHDREEVEVCAAEMTTPFKPLMVKGLVQPIKYQKIMMNDEGFIPMKPPKYQSYSFDLAKAPEIYEELVRARVILPDNTKKMPKPEELRRKKYCKLHYTFNHSITNCVQFRDWIQDLIVKGKLLLDKPQASMMVDTNPFPEAPINTINLNWVGKPRSSFVESEEGAES from the exons atggagatggcctTCCATGAACAGTTCTACAGAATAGAACCAAAAATGACTATTAATGATCTGGTTGAAGTTAAACAATATGAACATGAGTCCACAgaggacttcatgatgaggttcaggaaGACAAAGATGAGATGCCAATTCCCTGTTAACCAACCTCAGCTCATATCCATTGCTCAAAAGGCTCTGAGATTACCTTTGAGGAAAAGATTTTATGATACACAATTCAACGAGCTGCAGGAATTG GTAGGAGAAACCAGGCCAGAGCATGAAGATGGCCATGACAGAGAGGAAGTGGAGGTGTGTGCTGCTGAGATGACCACGCCTTTCAAACCACTGATGGTGAAAGGGTTAGTTCAACCTATCAAATACCAGAAAATTATGATGAACGATGAAGGCTTCATCCCTATGAAACCTCCCAAGTACCAGAGTTATTCGTTCGATCTGGCCAAGGCACCTGAGATCTATGAAGAACTGGTGCGGGCAAGAGTAATTTTGCCCGACAATACTAAAAAGATGCCTAAACCAGAAGAGCTGAGGAGGAAGAAGTATTGTAAGTTACACTACACCTTTAACCATTCTATAACCAATTGTGTCCAGTTCAGAGATTGGATACAGGACCTTATAGTGAAGGGAAAACTGTTACTTGACAAGCCCCAAGCTAGTATGATGGTTGATACCAATCCTTTCCCAGAAGCCCCTATCAACACGATCAATCTAAATTGGGTGGGAAAACCAAGATCATCATTTGTTGAAAGTGAAGAGGGGGCAGAGAGTTGA